From one Streptomyces sp. Q6 genomic stretch:
- a CDS encoding YfjP family GTPase has protein sequence MLDEASARRRLSARHTVVAIAGATGSGKSTLFNSLAGVPLSETGLRRPTTSAPIACSWTDGAAGLLDRLGIPGRQRRRPLQGQHGDAPLEGLVLVDLPDHDSAAPEHREQVDRVLALVDAVVWVVDPEKYADAMLHERYLRPMAGHAEVMFVVLNQVDRLPGDAAEQVLDDLRRLLDEDGIALGEHGEPGATVLPLSALTGEGVGELREALDQFTAERTAAARRIGADVDAAADRLRPVYAAGRQVGLSEAAREEFADRLADAVGAAAAGQAAERAWSRGANKACGTPWLRLWRWYEAQRALTSPATAPVPPAEEEATARQRVEHAVRAVGEAAATGLPVAWGQAVREAATRGAEGLPEALDALAVNPPQGAGHGGAAQEGTAHGGATRPPRPGWWPVAVLVQASMTILQILGGLWLLAQIIGVVPPNLGVPALMMLAGIVGGPCVEWACRFAAKGPARRYGQDAERRLRDAAAACGRARVLDPVAAELLRYREVREQYVRVAGFSTTGR, from the coding sequence GTGCTCGACGAGGCGTCCGCGCGGCGGCGGCTGTCCGCGCGGCACACCGTCGTCGCCATCGCGGGAGCCACCGGCAGCGGCAAGTCGACCCTGTTCAACTCCCTCGCCGGGGTGCCCCTTTCAGAGACCGGGCTGCGCCGCCCGACCACGTCCGCGCCGATCGCGTGCAGTTGGACCGATGGGGCGGCGGGCCTTCTCGACCGGTTGGGGATCCCCGGGCGGCAGCGGCGCAGGCCGTTGCAGGGGCAGCACGGGGACGCGCCGCTCGAAGGGCTCGTCCTCGTCGATCTGCCGGACCACGACTCCGCGGCGCCCGAGCACCGGGAGCAGGTCGACCGGGTGCTCGCGCTGGTGGACGCCGTCGTGTGGGTCGTCGATCCGGAGAAGTACGCCGACGCCATGCTGCACGAGCGCTATCTGCGGCCCATGGCGGGCCACGCGGAAGTGATGTTCGTGGTGCTCAACCAGGTCGACCGGCTGCCCGGCGACGCCGCCGAACAGGTCCTCGACGACCTGCGGCGGCTGCTCGACGAGGACGGCATCGCGCTCGGTGAGCACGGCGAACCCGGGGCCACCGTGCTGCCGTTGTCCGCGCTGACCGGCGAGGGTGTCGGTGAACTGCGCGAGGCGCTGGACCAGTTCACCGCCGAGCGGACGGCCGCCGCCCGCCGTATCGGCGCCGACGTCGACGCGGCCGCCGACCGGCTGCGGCCGGTGTACGCGGCCGGGCGGCAGGTGGGGTTGAGCGAGGCGGCCCGTGAGGAGTTCGCCGACCGGCTCGCCGACGCGGTGGGCGCGGCCGCCGCGGGGCAGGCCGCCGAGCGCGCCTGGTCCCGCGGCGCCAACAAGGCGTGCGGCACCCCGTGGCTCAGGCTCTGGCGCTGGTACGAGGCCCAGCGCGCCCTCACGTCACCGGCCACGGCCCCCGTACCTCCGGCCGAGGAAGAGGCAACGGCCCGCCAGCGCGTCGAGCACGCGGTGCGCGCGGTGGGCGAGGCCGCGGCGACCGGGCTGCCCGTCGCGTGGGGGCAGGCCGTACGGGAGGCGGCGACGCGCGGCGCCGAAGGGCTGCCGGAGGCGCTGGACGCGCTCGCCGTGAATCCGCCGCAGGGCGCCGGGCACGGCGGGGCCGCTCAGGAGGGCACCGCTCACGGAGGTGCCACGCGGCCGCCGCGGCCCGGGTGGTGGCCGGTCGCCGTGCTCGTCCAGGCATCCATGACGATCCTTCAGATTCTGGGCGGGCTCTGGCTGTTGGCGCAGATCATCGGGGTCGTGCCGCCGAACCTGGGCGTGCCGGCGCTGATGATGCTGGCCGGGATCGTCGGCGGTCCGTGCGTGGAGTGGGCCTGCCGGTTCGCGGCGAAGGGGCCCGCGCGGCGGTACGGGCAGGACGCGGAACGGCGCCTGCGGGACGCGGCCGCCGCGTGCGGCAGGGCCCGGGTCCTCGACCCGGTCGCGGCCGAGCTGCTGCGGTACCGGGAGGTGCGGGAGCAGTACGTACGGGTGGCGGGGTTTTCCACAACGGGCCGGTAG
- a CDS encoding GTPase domain-containing protein, translated as MVTLDVRPQLLDALTALRDRVAAARFPLPLAGAPRARANRGELLAQLDDYLVPRLRAPEAPLLAVVGGSTGAGKSTLVNSLVGRIVSEAGVLRPTTRTPVLVCHPDDHHWFSGMRVLPDLTRVWVPRQADVGDEDDEDDALAPVLDDEERVLRVETAGTMPRGLALLDAPDIDSLVAENRVLAARLISAADVWVMVTTASRYADAVPWNLLRTAKSHDVSLVTVLDRVPHQVVGEVSRQYGALLTKAGLGEVPRFTVPELPESTGNGGLLPATAVAPLRAWLTHRAQDPDARALAMTRTARGVLDSLRVRMPELAAAVATQYSATVRLTTAVEEAYESEHARVRSRLQGGAVLAGDALKRWRSYPLDSTAGELLDALVESLGALLLCAVTAADERVDEAWRREPGGGAPELGGRDPELETAEHRIGMAVRRWRRVLEEYAEEEVRAVGEAQGAAPPDPEIVAALVATALLGGRRARAAGENLAERIGAQAALRLRDRGGRLLSEYLDTVLGAERERRLAPLDTLGVSPEPQAELIAALSLLQKER; from the coding sequence GTGGTGACCTTGGACGTACGGCCTCAGCTGCTCGACGCACTTACCGCGCTGCGCGACCGTGTCGCCGCCGCGCGCTTCCCGCTGCCTCTCGCGGGGGCGCCACGCGCGCGTGCCAACCGCGGTGAGTTGCTCGCACAGCTCGACGACTACTTGGTGCCCCGGTTGCGGGCGCCCGAAGCACCCCTGCTCGCCGTGGTGGGCGGCTCGACCGGAGCGGGCAAGTCGACGCTGGTGAACTCGCTCGTGGGGCGCATCGTCAGCGAGGCCGGTGTGCTGCGGCCGACGACACGTACCCCTGTGCTCGTCTGCCACCCGGACGACCACCACTGGTTCTCCGGGATGCGCGTCCTGCCCGACCTCACGCGCGTGTGGGTGCCCCGGCAGGCGGACGTGGGCGACGAGGACGACGAGGACGACGCGCTCGCGCCCGTACTCGACGACGAGGAGCGGGTGCTGCGGGTGGAGACCGCGGGGACGATGCCGCGCGGGCTCGCGTTGCTCGACGCCCCCGACATCGACTCCCTGGTCGCCGAGAACCGGGTCCTCGCCGCCCGGCTCATCAGCGCCGCCGACGTCTGGGTCATGGTCACCACCGCCTCCCGGTACGCCGACGCCGTGCCGTGGAACCTGCTGCGTACCGCCAAGAGCCACGACGTGAGTCTGGTGACCGTCCTCGACCGCGTGCCGCATCAGGTCGTCGGCGAGGTGTCGCGGCAGTACGGGGCGCTGCTCACGAAGGCCGGGCTCGGCGAGGTGCCCCGGTTCACCGTGCCCGAGCTGCCCGAGTCCACCGGCAACGGAGGGTTGTTGCCGGCGACCGCCGTCGCGCCGTTGCGGGCCTGGCTGACCCACCGCGCCCAGGACCCGGACGCCCGCGCGCTCGCCATGACCCGTACGGCCCGTGGCGTGCTCGACTCGCTGCGGGTGCGGATGCCGGAACTCGCCGCCGCCGTCGCCACCCAGTACTCCGCCACCGTCCGGCTCACCACGGCCGTCGAGGAGGCGTACGAGAGCGAGCACGCGCGCGTGCGCAGTCGGTTGCAAGGGGGCGCGGTGCTCGCCGGTGACGCCCTCAAGCGCTGGCGGAGCTACCCGCTGGACTCCACCGCGGGGGAGTTGCTGGACGCCCTGGTCGAGAGCTTGGGCGCCCTCCTGCTGTGCGCGGTGACCGCCGCCGACGAACGGGTGGACGAGGCCTGGCGGCGCGAGCCGGGCGGCGGCGCGCCCGAACTGGGGGGTCGAGACCCGGAGTTGGAGACCGCCGAGCACCGGATCGGGATGGCCGTACGACGGTGGCGGCGGGTCCTGGAGGAGTACGCCGAGGAGGAGGTGCGGGCGGTCGGGGAGGCGCAGGGCGCGGCGCCCCCCGATCCCGAGATCGTCGCCGCGCTCGTCGCCACGGCCCTGCTCGGCGGGCGACGGGCCAGGGCCGCCGGCGAGAACCTCGCCGAGCGGATCGGCGCTCAGGCCGCCCTGCGGCTGCGGGACCGCGGCGGGCGGCTGCTCAGCGAGTACCTCGACACCGTCCTCGGGGCGGAGCGCGAACGCCGGCTCGCGCCGCTCGACACTCTCGGCGTCAGTCCCGAACCCCAGGCCGAGCTGATCGCGGCCCTGTCGCTGTTGCAGAAGGAGAGGTGA